In Bradyrhizobium sp. 200, the sequence CGCACCAGCCTGCCGATGATCGTTGCCGAAGAGATGGAGGCCGACTGGTCGCGCGTTCGCGTCCAGCAGGCGCATGGCGACGAGGTCAAATTCGGCAACCAGGATACCGACGGATCGCGCAGCACGCGTCACTACCTGATGCCGATGCGCCAGATCGGCGCTTCGGCGCGCACCATGCTCGAAGGCGCCGCGGCGAAACGCTGGGGTGTGCCGGCGATGGAGGTGAAGGCGGTCAATCACGAGGTCGTCCACAGTGCCAGCGGACGCCGCATTGGCTTTGGCGATCTGGCAGCCGATGCCGCCAAGCAGCCGGTACCGGGTGTCGACGGCCTAAAGCTGAAAGACGCAAAGGATTTCCGCTATCTGGGCAAAGGCCAGATCAGCATGGTCGATCTCCGCGACATCACGGTAGGCACCGCGCGTTACGGCGCCGACGTCCGCCTGCCCGGCATGAAATACGCCGTCATCGCCCGGCCGCCGGTGACCGGGGGCAAGGTCGCGTCGTTTGACGGGGCGGCGGCGATGAAAGTTTCCGGCGTCGAGAAGGTCATGGAAGTGAAGGGCTGGCCGTGGCCTTCCAAATTCCAGCCGCTCGGCGGCGTTGCCGTAATCGCGCGCAACACCGGCGCGGCGATCAAGGGACGCGACGCCCTGAAGATCGTCTGGGACGACGGCGCCAACGGCAAATACGAATCGGTCGCCTACCGGGCCCAACTGGAGGAAGCCGCACGGAAGCCCGGCCTGGTGGTGCGCAAGGAGGGGGACGTGGAAGCCGCCCTGAAGGGCGCCGACAAGGTGATCGTGGGTGAATACTATCTGCCGCATCTCGCCCATGTCGCCATGGAGCCACCGGTTGCAGTCGCGGACGTCAAGGGCGACAAGGCGGAGATCTGGGGACCGGTGCAAAGCGCGGGCGGAACGCGCGAGGACGTCGCCACAACGCTCGGCATTCCCCAGGAGAATGTCACCGTCAACGTCACCCTGCTCGGCGGCGGCTTCGGGCGCAAGTCGAAATGCGATTACGCCATCGAAGCCGCCCTGCTTTCAAAGGAACTCGGCACTCCCGTAAAGGTGCAATGGACGCGGGAAGACGACGTTCGCAACGGCTTCCTGCACACCGTCTCGGTGGAACGCATCGAGGCCGGTCTCGACAAGAGCGGCAAGGTGACGGCTTGGCGCCATCGCAGCGTCGCGCCGAGCATCGCCTCGACATTTGCCGCCAATACGGTGCATCAGGCGCCGTTTGAACTCGGCATGGGATTGGTCGACATGCCCTTCGAGATCGCCAACGTCCAGTGCGAGAATCCGGAAGCGGCTGCGCATACCCGCATCGGCTGGTTCCGTTCGGTGTCGAATATCCCGCGCGCTTTTGCGGTGCAGTCCATGGTCGCTGAAATCGCCCATGCCACCAAACGCGATCAAAAGGATATGTTGCTCGAGCTGATCGGCTCTCCGCGGATCGTCAAGCTCGATTCCGTGAAGGACCTCTGGAACTACGGCGAGCCTTATGAGAGCTATCCGATCGATACCGCGCGTCTTCGCAAGGTCGTCGAATTGGTCGCGGACAAGGGCGGTTGGGGACGGTCCGTCCCCAAGGGTCACGGGCTCGGCATTGCCGCGCATCGCAGCTTTGTCAGCTATATCGCGACGATCGTCGAGGTAGCCGTTGACGACAAGGGCAAGCTCACCGTGCCGCGGGTTGATACCGCCATAGATTGCGGAACCTACGTCAATCCGGAGCGGATCCAGTCGCAGATCGAGGGCGCTGCGATCATGGGCATGAGCCTCGTCAAACATGGCGCGATCACCTTCAAGGACGGCAAGGTGCAACAGGGTAATTTCGACGATTTCCCGGTGATCCGAATCGATGAATCCCCGGCCGTAACGAACGTTTACATCGTACCTCCCGGCCCCGACACGCCGCCCAGCGGTGTCGGCGAGCCGGGCGTGCCTCCGTTCGCTCCGGCCTTGATCAACGCCATCTTCGCGGCGACCGGCAAACGCATCCGGGCATTGCCGATCGGCAAGCAATTGGAGGCGTAACGGGAACGTTAGGCCGAACGGAACGACAACGGCGCGGGGATGCTCAAGGGCGCCGGTGCCGCTGTTCTGGAAATGCAGAGAAGCTCGGATAGGCGCTCCCGCTGATTGACCGGCTGCGCCAAGCGCGTGTTCGTGGCCTTCACGGATCATCAGCGGCGGGCTTCACGCCGCCAGAATTTTCTCGGGCACCGCCGCCGGCAAATTCTGGCTGTCGGCAACCGCGCGGTTGGTGATCTGCCCGCGATGCACGTTGAGCCCGGCGCGCAGATGCGGATCTTCGATCAGCGCGCGGATGCCCTTCCCGGCCAACGCAAGGCCGAACGGCAGCGTGGCATTGTTGAGCGCGTGGCTCGACGTCACCGGCACCGCGCCCGGCATGTTGGCAACGCAATAATGCACGATCTCGTCGACCAGATAGGTCGGCGCCTGATGGGTCGTTGGCCGCGACGTCTCAAAGCAGCCCCCCTGGTCGATCGCGACGTCGACCAGCACAGCGCGGCGTTTCATTCGGGCCAGAAGTGCGCGGGAGACGAGTTTCGGCGCACTGGCGCCCGGCACCAGCACGGCGCCAATGACAACGTCGGCGCCGATGACCTCCTCCTCGATCGCTTCCAGCGTCGCGTAGCGTGTGCGAACGCGCCCGAGGAACATCTCATCAAGGACGCGAAGCCGCGGCAGCGAGCGGTCAAGGATGACGATGTCGGCGCCGAGGCCTGCGGCCATCCGGGCCGCATGCGTACCGACCACGCCGCCACCGATCACCACGATCCTGCTCGGCGCAACCCCGGGCACCCCGCCGATCAGCTTGCCCATGCCGTCCGCCGACTTTCGCAATGCGGCACCCGCCGCCTCGATTGCCAGCCGTCCCGCCACCTCGCTCATCGGCGCCAGCAGCGGGAGCCCGCCATGGGCGTCCGTCACCGTCTCGTAAGCGATCGCGGTACAGCCGGATGCGAGAAGCCCCTTGGTCTGCGCCGCGTCCGGCGCAAGGTGCAAATAGGTGAAGAGGATTTGATCTTCGCGAAGGTGGCACCACTCCGTCGGCTGCGGCTCCTTGACCTTGACGACCATGTCGGCGATCGCAAAGATTTCCGCAGCCGTGCCCACGATCGCCGCCCCGGCTGAGCGATAAACGTCGTCGCTCGCCCCGATGCCGAGCCCGGCCCCTTGCTCGACGATCACGTCATGCCCCCGCGTCACATATTCCCGAACCGACGCCGGCGTCAGACCAACGCGATATTCCTCGACCTTGATTTCCCTGGGCACACCGATCCGCATGGGCTTCGCTCCTGCGTTGGAAGCTGTTGTTCGATGACGAAACTACCTCCGAACCAGCAGCACCTCTCTGCGAATTACGGCTTGCCGGGGTCATTTTTCGCACATATCCTGCGCCATAGCGCCACATATTAGCGAATTATAGCGTGACCGAGCTTGATCGTATTGATTTTCGGATTCTTTCCGAGTTGCTTTCTGATGCGCGGGCAAGCCAGATCGAACTCGCCGAAAAGGTTGGCCTGTCGCCGACCGCCTGCGCGCGGCGAATCCGTCAACTCGAGGAAGCCGGCATCATTCGCGGCTATCGGGCAGATCTTGAGCCGACCGCGCTTGGGCTGGTCACGACGGTTGTCGTCACCATCACACTGGAGAAGCAGAGTGAAGATTATCTCGCCGCATTCGAAGCGGCGATCGCGCGCTGTCCCGATGTGGTGTCCTGCCATCTGATGTCCGGGAGCGACGATTATCATCTGCAGGTGATCGCCCGCGATATCGCGGACTTCGAGCGCATCCACAAACAACATCTTTCGCGGATGCCCGGCGTCGCGCGGATCCATTCGAGCTTCGCGATGCGCGAAGTGGTTCGCAGGGCGATCCCCGAGACGGCGCTACGGCGCTAGGCCGCTCGATCATGCGACGGACCGGGTAGCGGCGGCGGCAATCGCGTTATCAGACTTTAGTCGGCAAGCCCGCCGCCTTTGGTCAGCCTGGCCAGCGGTTTCGGCAACCATGGGCGAGCCATGAGAAAATGTCCGCAGGTTGACTTCTTTCCGCATTCTCCAAATACTTGACTGAAAGCCGGACAAAACAAGCCCCGGCGATAACGATAATTCAGTGGGAGGACACGATGCCGACTTCACGCAGAACGCTGCTGAAGACTTCTGCGGCTGCCGCCGCCGCATTCAGCCTCGATTGGACCCGCGCGCAGGCGCAAGCCGAAACGGTACGCATCGGCCTGATCTACGACTTGACCGGGCCCTTTGCGGCCGGCGGGTCGGTCGCCTCCTCGATCGGCGCGCAGATTGCCATCGACCTCGTCAACGAGAAGGGCGGCATCGGCGGCAAGTACAAGGTGTCCCCCATCGCCGCCGATTCCCAGAGCAAGCCCGACGTGGCGATCAACGAGGCCAATCGCCTGATCGACCAGGAGAAGATCGACATCATCAACGGCGTCTATGCGAGTTCGCATGCGGTCCCACTCGCCGCCAAGGTCGAGCAGCAGAAAAAGATCCTCTGGATCACGACCGCGGTTTCGACCGCCGTGTTCAAGGACAAGAACCTGCAATACGTCTTCCGCGCGCAAATCCATTCCGACCAGTATGGCCAGGCCTTTGCGGGTTTCATCACCGAGCACGCCAAGGCCAAGCTCGGCATGGAGCCCAAGGACGTCAAGGTCGCGCTGATACACGAGGACGGCCCCTATGGGGTCGGCGTTGCTGCGGCCGACGAGGCGTATTCCAAGGAGGCCGGCCTTCAGGTCGTGCTCAGGGAAGGTTATTCAGCGTCCGCGCCCGACCTCTCGGTGCTGGTGACCAAGCTCAAGCGTGCCCGGCCAGATGTCATCTCGCACGCGGGATACAACCCTGATATCACCCTGTTCCTGCGCCAGGCGCGCGAGAATGGTCTCAAGTTCAAGATGCTGTTCGGCGCCGGCGCGGGTTATAGCCAGCTCGACAAGCTGCGAGCGACCTTTGCCGCGGATATCGACAATTTCTGCAATATCGATCCGGTGCCCGCGCAGTTGCTCGATGCTTCGAAACTCGCCCCCGGGATCGGCGACCTGACCAAAACCATGGTCGCACGCTACAAGGAGAAAACCGGCGCGACTGACGTGCCGCCGCACTGCTCGATGGGATTCAACCAAACCTGGGTCCTCCTCAACAACGTGCTGCCCGTGGCAAAAGAGAAACACGGCGGTTTCGATCCCGAAGCCATTCGCAAGGCGGCGCTCGACGTGGATATCCCGGCTGGCGGCACCATCCAGGGCTATGGCGTCAAATTCTATCGGCCCGGCACGCCGCTCTCGGGCCAGAACGAGCGTTCGACTCCGGTCGTGATGCAGAATGCCGGCGAGCACATCTCGGTGGTTTGGCCGACCAACATAAGGACACAGGATCCGGTGTTCCCGCTGCCGAAATCGTCGGTGTATGCGGTGTAGCGTTGGACGATCTAATCGATCTATCGGCGGTCGCGGTCACCTCTCCCGCTTGCGGGGGAGGATCGCATCGCAGATGCGATCCGGATGGGGGCTCTCTACACGAACAGTGTGACTCGCAAAGGCACCCCCACCCCAGCCCTCCCCCGCAAGAGCAGGAGAGGGAGCGCAGCTCCTTCGCGTCTAGCATTCGGCTTCATCTTTTGGCACTTCACAACAGAACGCGGCGGCCCTCCTCCGCCGCCCAATACCCTGCATAGTTCACCTTGATCGTCTCAAAGGCCAGCGCCAGATCCGAAAGCGGTTGCCGGCCGGTTGCGACGCATTCCATGAAGTCCTGGATTTCCTGTACGTAGCCGCGCGTCCATTCCTCCTCGAGACAGATATATTGCCAGCCGGTCTTCCGATCGACCTTCTCGGTGATGTAGACGCCAGCGAGCTTCTCCTCGCTGGTCTGATAGCTCATCATGTGCGTGTTCGGCGTGATGTTGGCGAAGAGCGAGCCACTGCTGGTATAGGTTTCGATCAAATTGCGCACGCCGCCCAGGATCATGTCGCCGGAAAAAACCGTGGCCTTGGTGCCGTCGGAGAAGGTGACTGTGAGCACGCCCCAATCCTCGACATCGACGGGATTGGCCTTGAGCACTGCCCGCTCGTCCGGACGCAGGCACGCCGTGACGTTGCCGACGTCGCACATCACGCTCGCGACGCCGATCGTCTCGCTGCGCGCCTTCGCTTCGACCTGCTTGAGATAGAGCACCGCCGAGAGCGGATGGCATCCCATCCGGATCAGTGAGCCGCCGCCGGTCATCGCCCATTGCGCGGCATGCGCGGCATGCGAGCCGGAGTGGCTCTCCTCCCCCTTCATGAACAGGATCTTGTCCTTGGTGGCCTTGAGGATCTCCACGGTCTTGGTCACCGCCGGCGCGTAGATCCAGTCCTCGGCATACATGAAGAGCCTGCCGGTCTTTTCGATCGCCGCGCGGGTTGCAGCCATTTCTTCCAGCACCCGCTCGTGCATCAGCGCCTTGGGCACATGTTTGCCGATCGGCGTCCTGTCGCCTTCGCGCCCGAAATAGCCGCCAAAGGGCTTTTCGCAGATCACATGCTTGCCGGCCTGCATCGCATCGACGATCATCGAGGCGTGCAAATTGGGCGGCGTGCAGATGTCGATGACATCGATATCGGCGTCGGCGATCAAGTCGCGAAAGCTGCGATAGGCCGTCGGTATCTGGTGGCGGCGGGCAAACTCGACGACATGATCGCCTCTCGCCGCAACGGCCCTGACCTCGACATCCACGCCGTAAACACGCCGGTAGGCATGCATGTGCAGCTCGGACACGAAGCCGCAGCCGGCCAGACCGATCCTGATTTTCGCCATTGCGGAGTGTCTCCCGATTGTCGCGGCTCGCGGCTAATTGCCGCTTCGGCCGGCACCCTTGCGGCGCATCAACGCGGCGAAGAGCTTCGTCAGTCCGAACTGCCAAGGTTCGCAATCGCCGCTGTGGCGCATCCGATTGGTCAAGCGGCCGAGTTTTGGCGTGGCGACCGTGACCAGGTCGCCTTCCACATGGGTAAAACCCTGCCCCTTCGCGGCACGATCCTGGATCGGCGCGAACATCGTGCCCAGGAACAACACGAAACCATCGGGATATTGATGGTTCTCGTTGATCGTCTGCCCGACGATGTCGGCCGGATCGCGGCTGATCTGGGTCAGCGAGGAAGCGCCGTGCAGGACGAAGCCTTCCGGCCCCCTCACCTCCAGCGAGATCTCCATCTTCCTGACGTCATCGAGCGTGAAGCCCGCGTCGAAGAACCGCACGAACGGCCCGATGGCGCAGGACGCGTTGTTGTCCTTGGCCTTGGACAACAGCAGCGCCGAGCGTCCCTCGAAGTCGCGCAGATTGACATCATTGCCAAGCGTCGCGCCGACGATACGGCCGTCGCTCGTCACCACCAGCACCACCTCGGGCTCCGGATTATTCCAGGTCGATTTCGGATGCAGGCCTGCGTCCACGCATGTGCCTACCGCCGACAGGACAGGAGCCTTGGTAAACACCTCGGCGTCCGGCCCGATGCCGACTTCGAGATACTGGCTCCAGGCATTCTGCGAAACCAGCACGTCCTTGACATGCTGCGCTTCGGCCGAGCCCGGCTTCAACCGGGACAGGTCGGTGCCGACGATTCGCGTCACCTCGGCCCGGATGGCTTGCGCCGAGTCCGGATTGCCCCGCGCCCGCTCCTCGATCACCCGCTCCAGCATCGACACGGCAAACGTGACGCCGGCGGCCTTGATCACCTGCAGATCGATCGGGGCCAGCAGCCATGGCCTGGCCGGATCGCGGGTGTCGGGCGGCGTGTTGTTCAACATATCCTGCAGCGTGCCTACCCGCTCGCCGCGGGCCGCGCGCAGCGCCCGCGCCGGATCAGCGGCGGCGGCAAGCTGGCTGGCGGTGGGAAATTCGTCGGTGATGTCGAACACGCCGTCCTGACGGATCGCGACCACCGACGGGCCGGCAAGATCGGGACGCCAGATCCGCCCCATCAGCGCGGCTCCGGCGAAATCGTCGGGGAGAATGAATGCGGCGTCGGTGGCGATCGGCATCGTGGGGAACCTCGCGGGGTAACGTCCGTGCGGTCAGGGCAGCATCGTCCATAGAAGGGAACCGCTCGACGGGTCAACACCCTCGGACGAGGCCGCCCTCAGCATTGCGGCCGCTACGACAAAGTTCACCGCGCCGCAACATGCAAAATCAGACGGTCGGTCAAGTGCAGCCGATCGTGCACGCGACGCAACTCGCCATGGACGACATGGCGATAGAGCAAAGACCTCGGAGGGCTTCGGTATCGGGGATTGTGCGCGCGACGGTCGCGCGCGAGAGCCGCCTGCCCAAGATGGACGCGGACAGCCTCGTTGACCCAGCAGGCGTTCTTCACCTGCCGGCATCAACGAAGAAATTGCACGACCTCATAGCGCGCTCTCGGCATCCGGCTCCGCTGACGGCAATCGCCGTCAGCGCGAGTTCGGAGTAGAGCGGGATCAGGCGCCCGTTCAAATCGCCTTGTTCAAGCCGCTTTGGCCTTGGCCTTTGCCACGTGGCTCGAGATCGCATCCATCAAGGGCGGTGACAGGCAGTCATAAGGCTCGAGCCCGAGTTCTTTCAGCCGCCCCCTGATTCCATCCATCTCGGCCGGTTGAACGCCGGACTCAAGAACGGACGATACGAACGCGGCAAACCCAGGAGCCGCCCATCCACCTTCCTGGAACAGCTCGGGATGGATGAAATCCAGGCCGAAGAATGGATGCCCGGTATTCTCGATCCGGCCATACATGTGTGTGCCGCAGGCCTTGCAGGCATAGCGCTGGATCGTCGCGGACGCGTCGACAATCTGCAGCTTGTCGCCGTTCTCGGTCACCTTCACATTGTCGCGCGGGACGACGGCGACGACGGAGAAGGTCGCCCCCTCGGGCTTCCAGCATTTGGTGCAGCCGCAGGCGTGGTTGTGGGCCACATCGCCCTTGATGGCGACCTTGACCGGCCTGTCGCTGCATTTGCAGACCAGGGTGCCGCCGGCGAAACTGCCGGTCCCCTTCTTTACGCCGCCATCAACCGATGGATGGATATGAGCAGTCATGGGCCTGTCCTCCTTTGTGTTTGAAGTTCTCCAATCAGAACACGACAACCGAACGGATCGATTTGCCCTGGTGCATGAGATCGAATCCCTGGTTGATCTCCTCGAGCTTGAGGACGTGTGTGATCATCGGATCGATTTCGATCTTTCCGTTCATGTACCAGTCGACGATTTTCGGCACATCGGTCCGGCCCCGCGCGCCGCCAAATGCCGTTCCCTTCCAGACGCGGCCGGTCACGAGCTGGAACGGCCGGGTGGCGATTTCCTTGCCGGACTCCGCCACCCCGATAACGACCGAGACGCCCCAGCCGCGATGGCAGGCTTCGAGGGCCTGCCGCATCACGGTGGTGTTGCCGGTGCAGTCGAAGGTGTAGTCGGCGCCGCCGTCGGTAAGCCCGACCAGATGCTGGACGATGTCACTGACCTTGGTCGGGTTGACGAAATGCGTCATGCCAAAACGGCGCCCCCAATCCTCCTTGGAATCGTTGATGTCAACGCCGACGATCTTGTCGGCGCCCACCATCTTCGCGCCCTGGATGACGTTGAGCCCGATGCCGCCGAGACCGAATACGACGACATTGGCGCCCGGTGTCACCTTGGCGGTATTCACCACGGCGCCAACGCCCGTCGTCACCCCGCAACCGATGTAGCAGCTCTTGTCGAACGGTGCGTCCTCGCGGATCTTTGCCACCGCGATTTCCGGCAGCACGGTAAAGTTCGAAAAGGTCGAGCAGCCCATATAGTGGTAGATCGGCTTGCCCTTGTAGCTGAAGCGCGAGGTGCCGTCCGGCATCAGGCCTTTTCCCTGTGTCGCGCGGATAGCGGTACAAAGATTGGTCTTGCCGCTCAGGCAGCTTTTGCACTGGCGGCATTCCGGCGTGTAGAGCGGAATCACGTGATCGCCCGCTTTCACGGAGGTAACGCCTGCGCCGACCTCGCGTACGATGCCTGCGCCCTCATGACCGAGGATCGATGGAAAGATTCCTTCGCTGTCGAATCCATCAAGCGTGTAGGCGTCGGTGTGACAGATTCCGGTCGCCTTTATCTCGACGAGGACCTCACCGGCCTTCGGGCCTTCCAGATCGACCTCAACGATTTCAAGAGGCTTTTTGGCCTCGAACGCGACAGCAGCGCGGGTCTTCATCTTAAACTCCACATTTTCTTTTCGAGTCGCTGCACGGGCCCGCCGGGACGCGCGCCTCGCATGTTCGGCATGATCATTTGGCCCCCATGCAGGACTTCTCTACCTCAGTGTAGGCGTCGGGTTTGTCTTCACGCTTGGGAGGTCGCACGCGGCCGACCGCGTCATACGCGCGGGCGCGCAGATAGATGTAGAGGTCGTCCATGTAGCAGGCGACATTCGGATTATCGCCAAACGCCGGCATCACGCTCTCCTGCGCGGTATTGACGTTCTTGCGACCGCTGGCGACCACGCCCAGGAAATCGCCGTAGCTCATGGTCTTCAGCGAATCCTTCAATGCCGGCGCGTAGGTCGACCCCATTCCGTCAGGGCCATGACAGACGTGGCATTCCGAGTGATAACGTCGGAATCCGGAGTAAGTGTACCAATCGACCGTCCCGTCGGCCGCGACGTTGAAAGTCGGATTTCCTTCCTTGTCGAGATACTTGCCATCCTCGGACTTGACGGCCTTGGGATCGTCCGCAGCGAAGGCAGCTTTTCCCGGCGCCACAAGCATGAGAGTGGCGGTAATCAACCAGATAATACGCAAGAGCTCATCCTCGAGTTCGGTCTAGATCAACCGGCGCGTGGAACGAGCCACGCGCCGGACGAGGTGGTCCTGCTTTACTGCGGCAGCGCGAACACCGTGAGCGTGCCGCCGAGCGCGGTGTAGTTGCTCAGCGCGGCGTAGCCGCCGACTGCGCCGAGGCCTTCAGTTGGTTCGGTCAGGCCGGCTGCAAGGCCGATACCCGCCCAGCCGCCAACACCGGACAGCACTGCAACATACTGCCTGCCGCCCTGCTCATAGGTGTTGATGTTACCGATGATACCGGACGGGGTCTTGAACTTGTAGAGCTCCTTGCCCGTCTTGGCATCGACCGCCTTGAGGTAACCTTCGAGCGTTCCGTAGAACACCACGCCGCCGGCGGTAGCGAGCGCACCTGACCACACCGAGAACGGCTCCTTGTTCGACCACACGATCTTGCCGGTCTTGTTGTCCCAGGCGATGAAGTTGCCCATGTGGCTTTCGCCCTGAGGCGGATACATCGAGAGCGTCGCCCCGACATAGGGCTGGCCTGCGGTGTAGCTCACCTTGAACGGCTCATAGTCCATGCAGACGTGGTTGGTCGGCACGTAGAACAGTTGCGTATCCGGCGAGTAGGCTGCCGGCTGCTGGTCCTTGGTGCCGAGCGCGGCCGGGCAGATACCCTTGGTGT encodes:
- a CDS encoding ABC transporter substrate-binding protein, with product MPTSRRTLLKTSAAAAAAFSLDWTRAQAQAETVRIGLIYDLTGPFAAGGSVASSIGAQIAIDLVNEKGGIGGKYKVSPIAADSQSKPDVAINEANRLIDQEKIDIINGVYASSHAVPLAAKVEQQKKILWITTAVSTAVFKDKNLQYVFRAQIHSDQYGQAFAGFITEHAKAKLGMEPKDVKVALIHEDGPYGVGVAAADEAYSKEAGLQVVLREGYSASAPDLSVLVTKLKRARPDVISHAGYNPDITLFLRQARENGLKFKMLFGAGAGYSQLDKLRATFAADIDNFCNIDPVPAQLLDASKLAPGIGDLTKTMVARYKEKTGATDVPPHCSMGFNQTWVLLNNVLPVAKEKHGGFDPEAIRKAALDVDIPAGGTIQGYGVKFYRPGTPLSGQNERSTPVVMQNAGEHISVVWPTNIRTQDPVFPLPKSSVYAV
- a CDS encoding c-type cytochrome, methanol metabolism-related — protein: MLVAPGKAAFAADDPKAVKSEDGKYLDKEGNPTFNVAADGTVDWYTYSGFRRYHSECHVCHGPDGMGSTYAPALKDSLKTMSYGDFLGVVASGRKNVNTAQESVMPAFGDNPNVACYMDDLYIYLRARAYDAVGRVRPPKREDKPDAYTEVEKSCMGAK
- the gfa gene encoding S-(hydroxymethyl)glutathione synthase, with the translated sequence MTAHIHPSVDGGVKKGTGSFAGGTLVCKCSDRPVKVAIKGDVAHNHACGCTKCWKPEGATFSVVAVVPRDNVKVTENGDKLQIVDASATIQRYACKACGTHMYGRIENTGHPFFGLDFIHPELFQEGGWAAPGFAAFVSSVLESGVQPAEMDGIRGRLKELGLEPYDCLSPPLMDAISSHVAKAKAKAA
- a CDS encoding fumarylacetoacetate hydrolase family protein, encoding MPIATDAAFILPDDFAGAALMGRIWRPDLAGPSVVAIRQDGVFDITDEFPTASQLAAAADPARALRAARGERVGTLQDMLNNTPPDTRDPARPWLLAPIDLQVIKAAGVTFAVSMLERVIEERARGNPDSAQAIRAEVTRIVGTDLSRLKPGSAEAQHVKDVLVSQNAWSQYLEVGIGPDAEVFTKAPVLSAVGTCVDAGLHPKSTWNNPEPEVVLVVTSDGRIVGATLGNDVNLRDFEGRSALLLSKAKDNNASCAIGPFVRFFDAGFTLDDVRKMEISLEVRGPEGFVLHGASSLTQISRDPADIVGQTINENHQYPDGFVLFLGTMFAPIQDRAAKGQGFTHVEGDLVTVATPKLGRLTNRMRHSGDCEPWQFGLTKLFAALMRRKGAGRSGN
- a CDS encoding S-(hydroxymethyl)glutathione dehydrogenase/class III alcohol dehydrogenase, which encodes MKTRAAVAFEAKKPLEIVEVDLEGPKAGEVLVEIKATGICHTDAYTLDGFDSEGIFPSILGHEGAGIVREVGAGVTSVKAGDHVIPLYTPECRQCKSCLSGKTNLCTAIRATQGKGLMPDGTSRFSYKGKPIYHYMGCSTFSNFTVLPEIAVAKIREDAPFDKSCYIGCGVTTGVGAVVNTAKVTPGANVVVFGLGGIGLNVIQGAKMVGADKIVGVDINDSKEDWGRRFGMTHFVNPTKVSDIVQHLVGLTDGGADYTFDCTGNTTVMRQALEACHRGWGVSVVIGVAESGKEIATRPFQLVTGRVWKGTAFGGARGRTDVPKIVDWYMNGKIEIDPMITHVLKLEEINQGFDLMHQGKSIRSVVVF
- the ald gene encoding alanine dehydrogenase; the encoded protein is MRIGVPREIKVEEYRVGLTPASVREYVTRGHDVIVEQGAGLGIGASDDVYRSAGAAIVGTAAEIFAIADMVVKVKEPQPTEWCHLREDQILFTYLHLAPDAAQTKGLLASGCTAIAYETVTDAHGGLPLLAPMSEVAGRLAIEAAGAALRKSADGMGKLIGGVPGVAPSRIVVIGGGVVGTHAARMAAGLGADIVILDRSLPRLRVLDEMFLGRVRTRYATLEAIEEEVIGADVVIGAVLVPGASAPKLVSRALLARMKRRAVLVDVAIDQGGCFETSRPTTHQAPTYLVDEIVHYCVANMPGAVPVTSSHALNNATLPFGLALAGKGIRALIEDPHLRAGLNVHRGQITNRAVADSQNLPAAVPEKILAA
- a CDS encoding Gfo/Idh/MocA family oxidoreductase gives rise to the protein MAKIRIGLAGCGFVSELHMHAYRRVYGVDVEVRAVAARGDHVVEFARRHQIPTAYRSFRDLIADADIDVIDICTPPNLHASMIVDAMQAGKHVICEKPFGGYFGREGDRTPIGKHVPKALMHERVLEEMAATRAAIEKTGRLFMYAEDWIYAPAVTKTVEILKATKDKILFMKGEESHSGSHAAHAAQWAMTGGGSLIRMGCHPLSAVLYLKQVEAKARSETIGVASVMCDVGNVTACLRPDERAVLKANPVDVEDWGVLTVTFSDGTKATVFSGDMILGGVRNLIETYTSSGSLFANITPNTHMMSYQTSEEKLAGVYITEKVDRKTGWQYICLEEEWTRGYVQEIQDFMECVATGRQPLSDLALAFETIKVNYAGYWAAEEGRRVLL
- a CDS encoding Lrp/AsnC family transcriptional regulator; translation: MTELDRIDFRILSELLSDARASQIELAEKVGLSPTACARRIRQLEEAGIIRGYRADLEPTALGLVTTVVVTITLEKQSEDYLAAFEAAIARCPDVVSCHLMSGSDDYHLQVIARDIADFERIHKQHLSRMPGVARIHSSFAMREVVRRAIPETALRR
- a CDS encoding molybdopterin cofactor-binding domain-containing protein; this translates as MDIITNPKKLRGFERYVKVDNVSRRSILKGLGLAGGFVLAAPVMSRPGLAAYQTGADKMPHGTVVDPRVFVAIAPDGIVTIVAHRAEMGTGVRTSLPMIVAEEMEADWSRVRVQQAHGDEVKFGNQDTDGSRSTRHYLMPMRQIGASARTMLEGAAAKRWGVPAMEVKAVNHEVVHSASGRRIGFGDLAADAAKQPVPGVDGLKLKDAKDFRYLGKGQISMVDLRDITVGTARYGADVRLPGMKYAVIARPPVTGGKVASFDGAAAMKVSGVEKVMEVKGWPWPSKFQPLGGVAVIARNTGAAIKGRDALKIVWDDGANGKYESVAYRAQLEEAARKPGLVVRKEGDVEAALKGADKVIVGEYYLPHLAHVAMEPPVAVADVKGDKAEIWGPVQSAGGTREDVATTLGIPQENVTVNVTLLGGGFGRKSKCDYAIEAALLSKELGTPVKVQWTREDDVRNGFLHTVSVERIEAGLDKSGKVTAWRHRSVAPSIASTFAANTVHQAPFELGMGLVDMPFEIANVQCENPEAAAHTRIGWFRSVSNIPRAFAVQSMVAEIAHATKRDQKDMLLELIGSPRIVKLDSVKDLWNYGEPYESYPIDTARLRKVVELVADKGGWGRSVPKGHGLGIAAHRSFVSYIATIVEVAVDDKGKLTVPRVDTAIDCGTYVNPERIQSQIEGAAIMGMSLVKHGAITFKDGKVQQGNFDDFPVIRIDESPAVTNVYIVPPGPDTPPSGVGEPGVPPFAPALINAIFAATGKRIRALPIGKQLEA